The proteins below come from a single Mucilaginibacter mali genomic window:
- a CDS encoding RHS repeat-associated core domain-containing protein: MISGSITAIDDLTYNYDSTNANKLSSMVDGSGSNYSNYGFKNYSSGLSYVYDANGNLTTDPYKGLSLDYNVLNKTDKITLTSTSTGHINYTYDASGKLLRKDTYNTSGGGIAKTTDYVDGMVYENGTLAYFTMPEGRVRNESGTLVNEYIITDQQGNARISFDNTGSGGTLKVVQENSYYPFGMVMSNSPVSTPSKPNLQLYNAGAEWQNDYGDLPDYYQTFYRNYDAALGRFIAVDPKANATESLTPYQYAGNNPAMLNDPMGDLFDAGSEAFYKAVAEGYHETNGTERMDRTYDAVQEMILFAKYGVDAIYGPGGSSHGGAGGGGGRQKSYKDDEWDNAQLRQNAYASGKNVYNKERDGTLTNFKFTNDGYFEYNTVTGYSAYDNGGQIAYAPDIANHRVAISADSETDPQKPGKPNETKKASSESQTKGIWSSIFSHLTSKKTYEYKKDSQGRTYYQDNTGRMHYVMQNVLKTSLKSSVSNLSTYGGAGYDVITKGGPYGTLLGLGYGFMDEVWSQWRDFYLMHPNHHIGTDGKEH; this comes from the coding sequence GTGATCAGTGGCAGCATTACCGCTATAGATGACCTCACCTATAACTACGATAGTACTAATGCCAATAAGCTGAGCAGCATGGTAGATGGCAGCGGCAGCAATTACAGCAACTACGGCTTCAAGAACTACAGCAGCGGACTCAGCTATGTTTACGATGCCAACGGCAACTTGACCACCGACCCTTACAAGGGCCTGTCGCTTGATTACAATGTGCTGAACAAAACCGACAAAATAACGCTTACCAGCACATCCACCGGGCATATCAACTACACGTACGATGCATCGGGAAAACTGCTGCGCAAGGATACCTACAACACCAGCGGGGGCGGCATCGCCAAAACCACCGATTACGTGGACGGCATGGTATACGAAAACGGCACCCTGGCCTACTTTACCATGCCCGAGGGCCGGGTGCGCAACGAAAGCGGCACTTTGGTGAACGAGTACATCATTACCGACCAGCAGGGCAACGCCCGCATCAGCTTTGACAATACCGGCAGCGGCGGAACGCTGAAAGTAGTGCAGGAGAACAGCTATTATCCCTTTGGCATGGTGATGAGCAACAGCCCGGTCAGCACGCCAAGCAAGCCTAACCTGCAACTGTACAACGCCGGCGCGGAATGGCAGAACGATTACGGGGATTTGCCCGACTATTATCAGACTTTTTACCGGAATTACGATGCCGCTTTGGGGCGCTTTATCGCTGTCGACCCCAAGGCAAACGCGACAGAAAGCTTAACGCCATACCAGTATGCGGGTAATAACCCGGCCATGCTGAACGACCCCATGGGCGACCTGTTTGATGCCGGCAGCGAAGCGTTTTATAAGGCAGTAGCAGAGGGGTATCACGAAACAAATGGTACTGAACGGATGGACAGAACTTATGATGCGGTACAGGAAATGATACTGTTTGCCAAATATGGTGTAGATGCTATTTACGGCCCAGGCGGCAGCTCCCACGGCGGTGCTGGCGGCGGCGGTGGCAGGCAAAAAAGTTATAAAGATGACGAATGGGACAATGCCCAGCTTCGCCAAAATGCTTATGCTTCAGGGAAAAATGTTTATAATAAGGAAAGAGATGGAACGCTAACTAATTTTAAATTTACTAATGATGGTTATTTTGAATATAATACGGTAACTGGCTACAGCGCTTATGATAATGGCGGACAGATCGCCTATGCTCCTGATATAGCCAATCATCGTGTTGCGATTAGCGCTGATTCCGAAACAGACCCTCAAAAACCAGGTAAGCCAAATGAGACAAAAAAGGCATCATCAGAATCTCAAACAAAAGGCATTTGGAGTTCAATCTTTAGCCATTTGACATCGAAAAAAACTTACGAATATAAAAAAGACTCCCAAGGGCGTACATATTATCAAGACAACACAGGTAGGATGCACTATGTAATGCAAAATGTGCTTAAAACTTCTTTAAAATCTTCTGTATCCAATCTCTCTACTTATGGGGGGGCTGGATATGATGTAATCACAAAAGGAGGGCCTTACGGTACATTATTAGGTTTAGGCTACGGATTTATGGATGAGGTTTGGTCTCAATGGAGAGATTTCTATCTAATGCATCCAAATCATCATATTGGAACAGATGGCAAGGAACATTAA
- a CDS encoding site-specific integrase yields MKYISTLKSVLLECIRKKWLKEDPFREFKMGYKEVDIVPLFQDELLAIRNKAFSIDRLNLVRDIFVFSCYTGLAYVDVGNLTRSQIVQGVDDEKWIMTKRQKTETPQRVPLLPQALEIMEKYAEHPKCVNGHAVLPILTNQKMNAYLKEIADLCGITKKLTFHLARHTFATTVTLSNGVPIETVSKMLGHKSLKQTQHYAKIVDLKISEDMAALRQKLSC; encoded by the coding sequence GTGAAATATATCAGTACGCTGAAAAGCGTATTGTTAGAATGCATCAGGAAAAAATGGCTGAAGGAGGACCCATTTCGTGAATTTAAAATGGGGTATAAGGAGGTTGACATTGTACCCCTTTTCCAGGATGAGCTATTAGCTATCAGAAATAAAGCCTTTAGTATTGATCGTCTAAATTTAGTACGTGATATTTTCGTTTTTAGCTGCTATACCGGCCTTGCCTATGTAGACGTGGGCAATCTAACCCGTAGCCAAATCGTTCAGGGAGTTGATGATGAGAAATGGATCATGACCAAAAGGCAAAAAACAGAGACACCACAGCGTGTTCCGTTATTACCGCAGGCATTAGAAATAATGGAAAAATACGCGGAACATCCGAAGTGCGTCAATGGACATGCAGTTTTGCCCATATTGACGAATCAAAAGATGAATGCTTATTTAAAGGAAATAGCCGACTTATGCGGCATAACAAAAAAACTAACTTTTCATTTAGCACGTCACACCTTTGCAACAACTGTTACGCTGAGCAATGGTGTACCAATAGAAACTGTATCAAAAATGCTTGGCCACAAATCTCTTAAACAGACGCAACATTATGCGAAAATTGTTGATCTAAAAATAAGTGAAGACATGGCGGCTCTTAGGCAAAAATTATCATGTTAA
- a CDS encoding phage integrase SAM-like domain-containing protein produces the protein MLEKSFGLFFFLKQSKNEKSDERYIYLRITVDGVAKEISLKRMWSLSRWDQPTGRAKGNKEDALKLNAYIDVYRANVYAAKSKLIFAEQEITADTLKNFLTGKGEEKRTLIEIFKRHNEEIHELIGKDYAYKTYQKYHTTFGHTQDFIKWKYGTADLKIKTLNYEFVKDFSSWLKSLKNATTIQL, from the coding sequence ATGTTGGAAAAAAGCTTTGGATTGTTTTTCTTTTTGAAGCAATCAAAAAACGAGAAAAGTGACGAAAGGTACATTTATCTGAGGATCACAGTAGATGGTGTCGCGAAAGAAATTTCGCTGAAAAGGATGTGGAGCTTGTCCAGGTGGGATCAACCTACCGGCAGAGCCAAAGGGAACAAGGAAGATGCGCTGAAGCTTAATGCTTACATCGATGTTTACCGTGCGAATGTCTATGCCGCCAAAAGCAAACTGATTTTTGCCGAGCAGGAAATTACTGCTGATACGTTAAAAAACTTTCTTACCGGCAAGGGGGAAGAAAAAAGAACGCTGATCGAAATTTTCAAAAGGCATAATGAGGAAATCCATGAATTGATCGGCAAGGATTATGCTTATAAAACTTATCAGAAGTACCATACAACTTTCGGCCATACCCAGGATTTTATTAAATGGAAATACGGTACGGCAGACCTGAAAATTAAAACACTCAATTACGAATTTGTAAAGGACTTTTCGAGCTGGCTAAAATCTTTAAAAAATGCAACCACAATTCAACTGTGA